The Streptomyces bacillaris sequence CGATCTCGTCGATCTGCGGGTGCATCAGCGGCTCGCCCCCGGCGATGGAGACCATGGGGGCACCGGATTCGAGCACCGCGCCCACGGCCTGGGCGACCGGCATGCGCTGCTTCAGGACACCGGCCGGGTGCTGGATCTTCCCGCACCCCTCGCAGGCGAGGTTGCAGGCGAACAACGGCTCCAGTTCGACGATGAGCGGGAACTTCTCACGCTTGCGGAGCTTCTGTTCGAACAGATACGTCGCGACCTTGATGGACTGACGGAGCGGCATGGCCATCTGGCTCACCTCCTGGGGAGCAGTAAAGATCGGTGCCATTCGTAGAAAGCGGGAAGGACGGCACGGAGAACACGGAAGGCCGATATTCCACCGCGGACCGTGCCGATACGGACGAGCTCATGCTCTGGAGCGTCCACGACCACCCGGACGGCCGCAACCGGGCGCGGGCCGTGGCACAGGGCGGTACGCAGTGTGGCGGCGGACTCCATGTCCACGGCGACGGCCCCGGTGGCCCGCAGCGCGGCCCGCTCGGGGCCGCGTACGACGTGGTCGGAGCCGGTCAGGGGGCCGGTGTGGACAGTGGCGCCGGGGACGGCCCGGGCCAGGGCTGCGACCAGCAGCCCGGTGCCGGTGCAGGGGGTGACGCCGTCCGCGTCCCGGGTCTCCTCCGCGACGACCAGGTCCCCGGGGTGCATCCCGGGGGCGAGGCCCGCGCAGAAGCCGGAGGCGATGACGGCGGCCTCCGGTGCGCCACCGGGGGCGAGAGCGGCCGCCACGGCCGCCTCCGCCGCCCGGGGGCCCATTCCGGTCCGCAGGACCCGCACCGGGCCCGCGGGACGCCTGCCGCTGCGCAGGGCCACCTGCTCGATGCCCAGCGCGCAGGCGACCAGCAGCGGCGCTTGGGGGCTCGCGGGCCCCGGTGCGCCCACCATCAGACGCCCTGGGCGGCGCCCGTACGGTCGGCGAACGGGTCGCCGTACACGTAGCGCCCGAGTGCCGTGAGGGGGAAGACCTGACGGTAGAGGTGGTAGTTGATGGAGAAGTCCCAGGGGAAGCCGGTGCCGGTGAAATACGGCTCGTCCCAGGAGCCGTCTGCCTGCTGGGCCTCGGTCAGCCAGGTGACCCCGCGGGTGACGGCGACGCTGTCGCGGCGGCCGGCCGCCAGCAGGGCGAGCAGGGCCCAGGCGGTCTGGGAGGCGGTGGACTCACCGTGCCCGATCCACTTCTCCTCCCGGTACGAGCGCAGGTCCTCGCCCCAGCCGCCGTCGTCGTTCTGCACGGACTCCAGCCACTCCACCGCCCGGCGGATCGAGGGGTGGGCGGCGGGCAGTCCGGCGGCGACCAGCGCAGGGACCACCGACCCCGTCCCGTAGACATAGTTGACGCCCCAGCGCCCGAACCAGGCGCCGCACGCCTCCTGTTCGGCGAGCAGCCACTCGATGCCCCGTTGCGTACGGGGGTGTTGGGCGCGCCCCTCGACGGCGAGCATCTCCACCACATGGCCGGTGACGTCGGCCGACGGCGGGTCGATGACCTCACCGAAGTCGCAGAACGGCAGGCGGTTGGGGAAGGAGCTGGTGTTGTCGGCGTCGAAGGCGCCCCAGGCC is a genomic window containing:
- a CDS encoding phosphorylase family protein — translated: MVGAPGPASPQAPLLVACALGIEQVALRSGRRPAGPVRVLRTGMGPRAAEAAVAAALAPGGAPEAAVIASGFCAGLAPGMHPGDLVVAEETRDADGVTPCTGTGLLVAALARAVPGATVHTGPLTGSDHVVRGPERAALRATGAVAVDMESAATLRTALCHGPRPVAAVRVVVDAPEHELVRIGTVRGGISAFRVLRAVLPAFYEWHRSLLLPRR